A single window of Selenomonas sputigena DNA harbors:
- a CDS encoding TonB-dependent receptor plug domain-containing protein translates to MKGKRHLTWAVLAAIAGMSLSGEAYAAENAAAGKAAAKTTQVQEQSAETAESGGHDLPDTLVTAQRRWKSDLDTPATTTIITAKDIEKAGYRNVFEAIDQQIGSTSTSFGETGQDFGFAAGRITLRGYDRGTLVMVNGVPMNLKNYPSTENIPAAMVERIEIVKGAASTLYGGEAMGGVINIILKKPKEGEPEFQINQTVGNYFKKSEATYMGDRIIVDVSREWSKDLSHSNGFGIDKISWVDWWVGKGKKSRVGLIAQLTEEISLNYNYMEGDITRGGIQYRKSGNTLVPTGVKYNYRYNDRRHTASLVYQGKENGIHAVLGYNYRQVDGYDYIKNQKNDSNATMDGQIFDLQKNWKIGKDSLVLGYSYKREGIDTPAKERTAVRTGNALYASYSKQFTPRFNFTLGLRGEWINDPEKDQSVFMPQFQTNYQFDRNTAWYINVGKAFQMPTVDDSFRYKNFNPTGLKPESGWTYETGIKIRRGNDLWKAAVYHMDMKNKIGWALNPATQQSYAVNKGDFRNTGFEIEYTKRFNDTWSFSLGAGFSNPEIKDPSGSKGWVQDAGRVEGLVRVDYKMKKWQGNLNLKYLGDREYTAQRYGAAQDVPDKLQLNMNVIYTAGKNDTVTLGIYNLLDRENYSNRYGNLDLPLNFRLTYAHTF, encoded by the coding sequence ATGAAAGGCAAGAGACATCTGACGTGGGCGGTGCTTGCGGCAATCGCGGGCATGAGCCTATCGGGCGAGGCGTATGCGGCGGAAAATGCGGCGGCAGGAAAGGCGGCAGCGAAAACGACGCAGGTGCAGGAACAAAGTGCGGAAACTGCAGAAAGCGGTGGCCATGATTTGCCTGATACGCTCGTGACGGCGCAGCGCAGGTGGAAGAGCGATCTTGATACGCCCGCGACGACGACGATCATCACAGCGAAGGATATTGAAAAAGCGGGCTATCGCAACGTATTTGAGGCGATCGACCAGCAGATCGGCTCGACGAGCACGTCCTTCGGCGAGACAGGGCAGGATTTCGGTTTTGCGGCCGGACGCATCACATTGCGCGGCTATGACAGGGGCACGCTCGTCATGGTCAACGGCGTGCCGATGAATCTCAAGAATTACCCGAGTACTGAAAATATACCCGCCGCGATGGTCGAGCGCATCGAGATCGTCAAGGGAGCTGCATCTACACTCTACGGCGGCGAGGCTATGGGCGGTGTTATCAATATCATTTTGAAGAAGCCGAAGGAGGGAGAACCAGAATTTCAAATAAATCAAACGGTTGGAAATTATTTCAAGAAAAGTGAAGCAACCTATATGGGAGATCGTATCATCGTCGATGTGAGTCGTGAGTGGTCAAAGGATCTATCGCATTCCAACGGCTTTGGCATTGATAAGATCTCATGGGTTGATTGGTGGGTCGGCAAGGGAAAGAAAAGCCGTGTGGGACTCATCGCACAACTGACCGAAGAAATATCTCTGAACTACAACTATATGGAAGGTGATATTACCCGCGGGGGAATCCAGTACAGGAAGTCAGGAAATACTCTTGTTCCTACGGGGGTGAAATATAATTATCGCTATAATGATCGCCGCCATACAGCTAGTCTGGTTTACCAAGGGAAAGAAAATGGCATCCACGCTGTTCTTGGTTATAACTATCGTCAGGTAGATGGGTATGACTATATCAAAAATCAAAAAAATGACAGCAACGCAACGATGGATGGTCAGATTTTCGACTTGCAAAAGAACTGGAAGATTGGAAAAGATTCGCTGGTTTTGGGCTATTCTTATAAGCGTGAGGGCATCGATACGCCGGCGAAAGAGCGTACGGCTGTGCGCACGGGAAATGCGCTTTATGCTTCATACAGCAAGCAATTCACGCCACGTTTCAATTTCACACTCGGACTGCGTGGTGAATGGATCAATGATCCCGAGAAGGATCAAAGCGTCTTTATGCCGCAATTCCAGACGAATTATCAATTCGATCGCAATACAGCATGGTACATCAATGTTGGCAAAGCATTTCAGATGCCGACGGTAGATGATAGCTTCCGGTATAAGAATTTCAATCCGACAGGTCTTAAGCCTGAGAGCGGCTGGACGTATGAAACCGGCATTAAGATTAGGCGTGGCAATGATCTGTGGAAAGCTGCTGTCTATCATATGGATATGAAGAATAAGATTGGCTGGGCTCTGAATCCGGCTACGCAGCAAAGTTACGCAGTGAACAAGGGCGATTTTCGCAATACGGGATTTGAAATCGAATATACGAAACGCTTCAATGATACATGGAGCTTTAGCCTTGGTGCAGGATTCTCCAATCCTGAAATCAAGGATCCTTCGGGAAGTAAAGGCTGGGTACAGGATGCAGGACGCGTCGAAGGACTCGTACGTGTTGATTATAAGATGAAAAAATGGCAGGGAAATTTGAACCTCAAATATCTTGGAGATCGTGAATATACGGCTCAAAGATATGGGGCAGCACAAGATGTGCCGGATAAGCTGCAGCTTAATATGAATGTTATCTATACAGCCGGCAAGAATGATACGGTGACGCTTGGTATCTACAATCTCCTCGATCGCGAGAACTATTCGAACCGCTACGGCAACCTCGATTTGCCTCTGAACTTCCGCCTGACCTATGCGCATACGTTCTGA